aaaacggcccctgccCCAGGTTGCTTTAGACCTTTGAAGAGGTGAGGGGGAGACAGGTACTGATATTGTGactggtttcccccctcccttgggCATGAAGAACGCAAGGGAGCCTTGTTCTATCGTGGAAATTAtatgggggaaggaagccaacCCCACATTCTGTACCACTGCAGCCTGATCCATGGGTTCTGTCTTGGCAGCTGTTCAAGACCATGCAATGCATCTGGAGTTCTGGTCGCAGAATTCCTGTTTTATAAAAAGCAATGTTTAGCTTTTTTGCAAACTGTTGAACATGCCTAGTTGCCCCCTTTCCCACTATACAGTGTCTGATAGGACCGCCAGCTGTGCACAATACTCACAGTGTCTCTGCATGAGAGATTCATTTAATGGTCTCTTACAATGGTCTCCAGATAAAATGTTGGAATTGCTATTGCATAAGCATACATAAAAGGTCAGGCTTCATGTCTTGAATGTTTAAAAACTAAAAACACGAGCAAGAAACCAATTTTTCATGCTGATCTCTCTCGTCTCTCTTTGCCCAGGTGTTCTACTGATCTTGGCACTGACAGAAGAGCTATTATTTGCTGTTCAGGGACTGTCTCCCAGCTTAGCATCATCTCAAGACCTCCTGACAAACAATATCAGCACCTCAGCTATGGGGATGACTCCTCGAGAGACAAGGCATCACACGACTGAGCCTTCACCCACAGCTGCTGTTGCACGTTTCCATTCTACTAGATCGATGGAGACTACCATTTCTTCCATTGGCCGGAAGAAGTCAAGCAGCAGCCCTGTTGGCAACAAGGAACCATATCACTTATACAACCAGAGTGCTCTGTCTCCTGGAAAGACTCGACCTATGGGGAAAATATTTCAGATCGTCAAAGGCAACTTCACAGGATTTACAGAGCCTTCTGTAAAAACAGGACTGTATTCTCCTTCTCCTAACATGAGGACCCAGTCTCCAAATCACCCATTTCAGACTCCTCCTACAACTCACAGAAGCAGAACTACAGTGCTGGTAACTACAACAGACTCAAATGCTTCTTTCTACAGCAATATCTTGGAAGGCCTTAAAAAAGCAGAGAAGGGGAATTCAGCGGAAACGGTTGTGCAGGAGACAGATCTCACAATACCGGCAACTGGCCCTTCGACTACTCCTGAAATGGTGACGGTGCCTTTTAAGCCCCCGCGCTATGGCATATGGGATATTTTAGGTAAAAATGACTCTTGGGTAATCTCAAACCAGACTGTAAACCAGGTACCCTTTTTTAC
This portion of the Heteronotia binoei isolate CCM8104 ecotype False Entrance Well chromosome 10, APGP_CSIRO_Hbin_v1, whole genome shotgun sequence genome encodes:
- the TMEM108 gene encoding transmembrane protein 108 isoform X2 encodes the protein MIFSGVLLILALTEELLFAVQGLSPSLASSQDLLTNNISTSAMGMTPRETRHHTTEPSPTAAVARFHSTRSMETTISSIGRKKSSSSPVGNKEPYHLYNQSALSPGKTRPMGKIFQIVKGNFTGFTEPSVKTGLYSPSPNMRTQSPNHPFQTPPTTHRSRTTVLVTTTDSNASFYSNILEGLKKAEKGNSAETVVQETDLTIPATGPSTTPEMVTVPFKPPRYGIWDILGKNDSWVISNQTVNQVPFFTSPGTATVASASSYAGPTGVDANISLHTMGSPNGTSMTMPPSWSNTSFPSRALSTEPSTWLPTSTSTATGNFLNRLVPAGTWKPGMPGNISHVTEGDKPQHRATICLSKVDIAWIILAISVPISSCSVLLTVCCMRRKKKTSNPETNLSYWNNAITMDYFNRHAVELPREIQSLETSEDHLSEPRSPANGDYRDTGMVLVNPFCQETLFVGHEQVSEI
- the TMEM108 gene encoding transmembrane protein 108 isoform X1, which encodes MKRSLQVLYCQLLSVLLILALTEELLFAVQGLSPSLASSQDLLTNNISTSAMGMTPRETRHHTTEPSPTAAVARFHSTRSMETTISSIGRKKSSSSPVGNKEPYHLYNQSALSPGKTRPMGKIFQIVKGNFTGFTEPSVKTGLYSPSPNMRTQSPNHPFQTPPTTHRSRTTVLVTTTDSNASFYSNILEGLKKAEKGNSAETVVQETDLTIPATGPSTTPEMVTVPFKPPRYGIWDILGKNDSWVISNQTVNQVPFFTSPGTATVASASSYAGPTGVDANISLHTMGSPNGTSMTMPPSWSNTSFPSRALSTEPSTWLPTSTSTATGNFLNRLVPAGTWKPGMPGNISHVTEGDKPQHRATICLSKVDIAWIILAISVPISSCSVLLTVCCMRRKKKTSNPETNLSYWNNAITMDYFNRHAVELPREIQSLETSEDHLSEPRSPANGDYRDTGMVLVNPFCQETLFVGHEQVSEI